Proteins from one Syntrophaceae bacterium genomic window:
- a CDS encoding DEAD/DEAH box helicase: MNEDERIIEPADSLPEVKLEELPEQLQTACTRAGWARLLPVQSRAIPYVLAKRNLMVQSQTGSGKTAAFVLPILARIDPGKRACQALVLVPTRELAGQVSREAETLGAEMAIRTAVVYGGVSYGPQLEAFKAGAQFVIGTPGRILDHLIQGTLSLRELQILVFDEADRMLSMGFYPDMKRIQQFMPKKPISGYMFSATFSPDVLRLASQFLQDPEFLSLSQDRVHVTGTDHVYYLVPGMQRERSLVRIIEMENPTSAIIFCNTKATVHFVTIVLQRFGYDADELSSDLSQAAREKVMNRVKKRVLRFLVATDVAARGIDIQDLSHVIQYEPPEDTELYIHRAGRTGRVGATGTAISIVAGMEQFKLKSIAKTYQINMEERVLPSEEDVEAVVSQRITAALEADLRGRDRVQVERMQRFISLGRSLAEAEGEIPVIAMLLDDYYQRTLQAPIPSPSDAEPVEQAPEVRREASPRRDSDRPKRRRPPRERDKDRSRRRRSGSGGGGESA; this comes from the coding sequence ATGAATGAAGATGAACGGATTATCGAGCCGGCGGACTCCCTGCCGGAAGTGAAGCTGGAGGAACTCCCGGAGCAGCTGCAGACAGCCTGCACCCGGGCTGGATGGGCGCGACTCCTGCCGGTTCAGTCCCGGGCGATCCCGTATGTGCTGGCGAAGCGGAACCTGATGGTTCAGTCGCAGACCGGAAGCGGCAAGACCGCAGCTTTCGTCCTGCCGATCCTCGCGCGGATCGATCCCGGAAAGCGCGCCTGTCAGGCCCTGGTTCTGGTTCCCACCCGGGAACTGGCCGGCCAGGTATCCCGGGAAGCGGAAACGCTCGGGGCCGAGATGGCGATCCGCACCGCCGTCGTATACGGCGGAGTCTCCTACGGACCCCAGCTTGAGGCCTTCAAGGCGGGCGCCCAGTTTGTCATCGGTACGCCGGGCCGCATCCTGGATCACCTCATTCAGGGGACCCTTTCCCTCCGGGAGTTGCAGATCCTCGTATTCGACGAGGCCGACCGCATGCTCTCCATGGGCTTTTATCCGGACATGAAGCGGATCCAGCAGTTCATGCCCAAAAAGCCGATCAGCGGTTACATGTTTTCAGCCACCTTTTCCCCCGACGTGCTGCGCCTCGCCAGCCAGTTCCTCCAGGATCCGGAATTCCTGAGCCTCAGCCAGGACCGGGTCCATGTAACCGGGACGGACCACGTGTACTACCTTGTCCCGGGAATGCAGCGGGAGCGGTCCCTGGTCAGGATCATCGAAATGGAAAACCCCACCTCGGCAATCATTTTCTGCAACACCAAGGCAACGGTGCATTTCGTGACGATCGTCCTGCAGCGGTTCGGGTATGATGCCGACGAGCTCAGCTCCGACCTCTCCCAGGCCGCGCGGGAGAAGGTGATGAACCGGGTCAAGAAGAGGGTCCTCCGGTTTCTCGTGGCGACCGACGTCGCCGCCCGGGGAATCGACATCCAGGACCTCTCGCACGTGATCCAGTACGAGCCGCCGGAGGACACGGAGCTTTACATTCACCGCGCGGGACGAACGGGACGGGTCGGGGCGACCGGCACGGCCATCTCGATTGTCGCCGGCATGGAGCAGTTCAAGCTCAAATCCATCGCCAAGACATACCAGATCAACATGGAAGAGCGGGTACTGCCTTCGGAGGAAGACGTCGAGGCGGTCGTGTCGCAGCGGATCACCGCGGCGCTGGAAGCGGATCTCCGGGGGCGGGACCGGGTGCAGGTCGAGCGGATGCAGCGGTTTATTTCCCTGGGACGGAGCCTGGCGGAGGCGGAGGGGGAAATCCCCGTGATCGCCATGCTGCTGGACGATTATTACCAGCGGACACTGCAGGCGCCGATCCCGTCGCCTTCGGACGCAGAGCCCGTCGAGCAGGCTCCGGAGGTGAGAAGAGAAGCATCCCCGCGGCGGGACAGCGATCGCCCGAAGCGCCGGAGGCCGCCGAGAGAACGGGACAAGGATCGCTCGCGAAGACGCCGCTCCGGATCCGGGGGCGGAGGCGAATCGGCCTGA
- a CDS encoding cation transporter, producing the protein MSLNPYSGGNHHILYRHALNLALITVLYNIAEGVVSVWFGLEDGTLSLFGFGLDSFVEVISGIGVWHMVRRQQVEPDEDPDRFERTALRVTGTAFYILAAGLAVTAAWSLYTLHRPATTFWGVVISLVSLSFMWWLIRAKKRVGRELGSPAILADAECSRACMFLSAVLLAASAGYELTGIGGLDALGALGIAWFSWREGREAFAEAKGLSCSCCTDE; encoded by the coding sequence ATGAGTTTGAACCCGTATTCCGGAGGAAATCATCATATCCTCTACCGCCACGCCCTCAACCTCGCCCTGATCACGGTCCTCTACAACATTGCCGAGGGAGTGGTATCGGTTTGGTTCGGACTTGAGGATGGCACCCTTTCGCTGTTCGGATTCGGCCTCGATTCCTTCGTGGAGGTCATCTCCGGGATCGGCGTCTGGCACATGGTCCGCCGCCAGCAAGTCGAGCCCGACGAAGATCCGGATCGCTTCGAACGAACCGCCCTCCGGGTGACGGGCACGGCATTCTACATCCTCGCCGCGGGGCTGGCCGTCACGGCCGCCTGGAGTCTCTACACACTGCACCGTCCGGCAACGACCTTCTGGGGCGTCGTGATCTCCCTGGTATCCCTGTCGTTCATGTGGTGGTTGATTCGTGCGAAAAAACGGGTGGGGCGGGAGCTCGGTTCGCCGGCCATCCTGGCGGATGCCGAATGCTCCCGGGCCTGCATGTTCCTGTCGGCGGTGCTCCTGGCGGCCAGCGCCGGCTACGAACTGACGGGCATCGGCGGCCTGGACGCCCTGGGTGCCCTTGGAATCGCCTGGTTTTCATGGCGGGAGGGACGGGAGGCCTTTGCCGAAGCGAAAGGCCTCTCCTGTTCCTGCTGCACTGACGAGTGA
- a CDS encoding flavin reductase family protein, producing the protein MKKSMGPKTIIYPTPALVICTYDKNGKPNAMTAAWAGICCSSPPCIAVSLRKATYTHGSISDRRAFTVNVPSEKYVREVDYFGMASGRKVDKFAATGLSPEKSTVVDAPFIREFPFVLECRLVHVLELGLHTQFVGEILDLKAEESVLSEGGSLDIERIRPILYAPDDGYYFGLGDKLGRAFSMGRNVG; encoded by the coding sequence ATGAAAAAATCTATGGGTCCCAAAACAATTATCTACCCCACTCCGGCGCTCGTTATCTGTACGTATGACAAAAACGGGAAACCAAATGCGATGACCGCCGCCTGGGCGGGCATCTGTTGCTCCTCGCCGCCCTGCATCGCCGTATCGTTGCGAAAAGCGACGTACACCCACGGAAGCATTAGTGATCGGCGGGCCTTCACGGTGAACGTTCCCTCGGAAAAATACGTCCGGGAAGTGGATTATTTCGGAATGGCATCCGGCAGGAAGGTTGACAAGTTCGCCGCCACAGGCCTCAGCCCGGAGAAGAGCACCGTCGTCGACGCCCCTTTCATCCGGGAGTTTCCCTTCGTCCTGGAATGCCGGCTCGTCCACGTCCTGGAGTTGGGCCTTCACACCCAGTTCGTCGGGGAGATCCTGGATCTCAAGGCGGAGGAATCCGTTCTTTCCGAAGGCGGCTCCCTGGACATTGAGAGAATCAGGCCCATTCTCTATGCTCCGGATGACGGATATTATTTCGGTCTGGGGGATAAACTGGGCAGGGCCTTCTCGATGGGTCGAAACGTCGGATGA
- a CDS encoding MFS transporter — protein sequence MSGTPHRWRVLWAAFITYLLDSYDLIVLAIAMPVLLKVLDMSLPEGGLLGSATMLGAMAGGVLFGLIAENRGRRFALILALLWLGLGMGAVYVVSTWEQWMVLRLVTGIAIGGIWGPCAALIAAHWSPEYRGRAASFVYSSFAIGAVLASLVGRMVLHTDWHVLFLMGTVSIPIALLVYRLVPPDPAQPASPDGERQPGVGVGAIFRDGMARTTFLATLISVVNLAGYWGAAYWIPTFLTRERGLSLTTMAWFSFVMYLGMFLGFQFFGALSDRIGRRKAMIAAFLTVAFAVALYIVVRNPVFLFWWGIVVGFGLCGVGGVLGAYFAELFPERIRAYAGGFCWNMGRIGAVLAPFTIGAIGKNYGLQTGLAVTCIVYILGAALLLFLPETLRSGGVNET from the coding sequence ATGAGCGGCACGCCCCATCGCTGGCGGGTCCTGTGGGCCGCCTTCATCACTTATCTCCTGGACAGCTACGACCTGATCGTCCTGGCGATCGCCATGCCCGTCCTGCTCAAGGTCCTGGACATGTCGCTCCCCGAGGGCGGGCTCCTGGGTTCGGCCACCATGCTGGGCGCCATGGCCGGCGGCGTCCTCTTCGGCCTGATCGCCGAGAACCGCGGCCGGCGCTTCGCCCTGATCCTGGCCCTACTCTGGCTGGGCCTTGGGATGGGGGCCGTCTATGTCGTTTCCACCTGGGAGCAGTGGATGGTCCTCCGTCTCGTCACCGGGATCGCCATCGGCGGGATCTGGGGACCCTGCGCCGCTCTCATCGCCGCGCACTGGTCGCCGGAATACCGGGGCCGCGCCGCGTCGTTCGTCTACAGCAGCTTCGCCATCGGTGCCGTCCTGGCCTCCCTGGTCGGGCGGATGGTCCTGCACACGGACTGGCATGTCCTGTTTCTCATGGGTACCGTATCCATCCCCATTGCGCTCCTCGTTTACCGCCTTGTGCCGCCCGATCCGGCTCAACCGGCATCGCCGGATGGCGAGCGTCAGCCCGGCGTGGGTGTCGGTGCCATCTTCCGGGATGGAATGGCCCGGACCACCTTCCTGGCGACGCTGATCAGCGTGGTCAACCTGGCCGGATACTGGGGGGCGGCATACTGGATCCCGACCTTTCTGACAAGGGAACGGGGGCTCAGCCTTACGACCATGGCGTGGTTCTCCTTTGTCATGTACCTGGGGATGTTTCTCGGATTCCAGTTTTTCGGGGCGCTGTCCGACCGGATCGGGCGGCGGAAGGCCATGATCGCCGCGTTCCTTACAGTCGCTTTTGCCGTCGCCCTTTACATCGTGGTCCGCAATCCCGTTTTCCTCTTCTGGTGGGGAATCGTCGTGGGCTTCGGTCTCTGCGGGGTCGGAGGCGTGCTGGGGGCATACTTCGCGGAGCTTTTCCCCGAAAGAATCCGAGCCTATGCCGGCGGCTTCTGCTGGAACATGGGGCGCATCGGTGCCGTCCTGGCTCCCTTCACCATCGGCGCCATCGGGAAGAATTACGGGCTCCAGACGGGCCTGGCGGTCACCTGCATCGTTTACATCCTCGGAGCGGCGCTGCTCCTGTTTCTCCCCGAAACGCTGCGCTCCGGTGGAGTGAATGAAACATGA
- a CDS encoding thiamine phosphate synthase, with product MKEQKVIDYSLYLVTDRRWLARRDLVDCVEEAVLGGVTVVQLREKDVDSRSFFQLALRMKALTDRYGIPLMINDRLDIAQAVDAAGVHLGLDDLPVPTVRKILGPGKIVGASAATVEEALRFEKEGADYLGVGAVFETATKLGNESVTFDDLRSIKRAVNIPVVAIGGIKAENAGAVMGTGVDGVAVVSSILAMPDIREAAIRLAAAVRGAGK from the coding sequence ATCAAGGAGCAGAAAGTGATTGATTACAGCCTTTACCTGGTAACGGACCGGCGCTGGCTGGCGCGCCGGGACCTGGTTGACTGCGTCGAAGAGGCCGTCCTCGGAGGCGTGACGGTCGTTCAGCTGCGGGAGAAGGACGTGGACTCCCGCTCCTTCTTTCAGCTTGCCTTGCGCATGAAGGCGCTCACCGACCGCTATGGAATTCCCCTGATGATCAACGACCGTCTCGACATCGCCCAGGCAGTGGACGCCGCCGGCGTCCATCTCGGTCTGGACGACCTTCCCGTGCCGACGGTGCGGAAAATCCTGGGACCGGGGAAAATCGTCGGAGCCTCGGCGGCCACCGTCGAGGAGGCCCTGCGTTTCGAGAAGGAAGGGGCCGACTACCTTGGGGTTGGCGCCGTGTTCGAGACGGCTACGAAGCTGGGCAACGAGTCGGTGACCTTCGACGACCTCCGGAGCATCAAGCGGGCTGTGAACATTCCCGTCGTCGCCATCGGAGGCATCAAGGCGGAAAACGCGGGAGCGGTCATGGGAACCGGCGTGGACGGAGTGGCCGTCGTCTCCTCGATCCTCGCCATGCCCGATATCAGGGAGGCGGCGATCCGCCTGGCCGCCGCGGTCCGAGGAGCCGGGAAATGA
- the mnmA gene encoding tRNA 2-thiouridine(34) synthase MnmA, which produces MVMMKKKTVLAAMSGGVDSSVAALLLCEAGYSVTGVTMHLGIRSDDGHGRCWIRDAVRDARRVCDRLRIPHRVVDLAGEMHAEVIGRFVREYRRGRTPNPCIDCNRHLKFGRLFETARSTGFEFMATGHYAKIEKEGDRYRLLRPKDRTKDQTYFLYPIRREDLPSILFPLADRTKEEVRALARDAGLPVAERAESQDICFVPRKGYRQFIRDLAGTQQPGLIVDMHGRERGRHDGIVSFTIGQRSGLGISAPEPFYVVSVDPDTNRVVVGGKSDLLSPGLRASNVNLLVDSWPETAEAKIRYRKKASACRIFPEGGGLRIEFEEPQESITPGQAVVIYRGDEVLGGGVIDQVLQ; this is translated from the coding sequence ATGGTGATGATGAAGAAAAAAACCGTTCTGGCGGCCATGAGCGGCGGCGTCGATTCCTCGGTTGCAGCGCTGCTGCTTTGCGAGGCCGGTTACAGTGTCACGGGTGTGACCATGCACCTGGGAATCCGGTCCGATGACGGGCACGGCCGCTGCTGGATCCGCGACGCCGTCCGCGACGCACGGCGGGTCTGCGACCGGCTGCGGATTCCCCACCGGGTTGTCGATCTCGCCGGGGAGATGCACGCGGAGGTCATCGGCCGGTTCGTTCGGGAGTATCGTCGGGGTCGGACACCCAACCCCTGCATCGACTGCAACCGGCATCTCAAGTTCGGCCGCCTGTTCGAGACGGCCCGGTCGACGGGCTTCGAATTCATGGCCACGGGCCACTACGCGAAAATTGAGAAGGAAGGAGACAGGTATCGTCTTCTGAGACCGAAGGATCGGACGAAAGACCAGACCTACTTTCTCTATCCGATCCGGAGGGAGGACCTGCCGTCGATCCTGTTTCCACTCGCGGACCGGACGAAAGAAGAGGTTCGGGCACTGGCCAGGGACGCAGGCCTTCCCGTTGCGGAGAGAGCGGAGAGTCAGGACATCTGCTTCGTGCCCCGGAAGGGCTATCGACAGTTTATCCGCGACCTGGCAGGCACCCAGCAACCGGGCCTGATCGTGGACATGCACGGCCGGGAACGGGGCCGGCACGACGGCATCGTCTCCTTCACGATCGGCCAGAGGAGCGGCCTGGGCATCAGCGCCCCGGAACCGTTCTATGTCGTCTCCGTGGACCCGGATACAAACCGGGTCGTTGTGGGGGGAAAGAGCGATCTGCTGTCCCCGGGCCTCCGGGCGTCGAATGTCAATCTCCTGGTCGATTCCTGGCCGGAAACGGCGGAAGCGAAAATCCGCTACCGCAAGAAGGCCTCGGCCTGCCGGATCTTTCCGGAGGGAGGAGGACTACGGATCGAGTTCGAAGAGCCACAGGAATCCATCACGCCGGGTCAGGCAGTGGTGATCTACCGGGGCGACGAAGTCCTCGGAGGCGGGGTGATCGATCAGGTATTACAGTAA
- a CDS encoding DUF4139 domain-containing protein has protein sequence MNGKHGETKLFRAARFALPFFLGLLVLAGPSSLFAVPIEVTLYPDSARITETVRVKLPSSAGSLASANFTLPGSADPATLTIGCLPAGSCRVEDYQVKRIETPLGAKEVELEKKAAKVRDEAARTRAAILATEAQIQFWQLQTKAKTKTLADARNMAAAIGQNIRKAGQEKSALEDSLRRAEQRLRDVEAERTALPEHRKATWQVTASLSGTAAREQTLTFSYRTGGCGWTPSYRIEARPGEGKIRMSFDAELRQASGQDWKDVRVMLAFPEPSNIPATATADAGTSSQKTALPAPKKGKKARKGAAEKKAGEPVPEKESPPTPAAQASTPCATGACGPWSLGKTDVPAGTTVTRNVILETGDGSFLYGMESLAGEPVLQSEERQAWAVRMPAGPALFMIDGAVTGRGRFPEREGRSFTFGHDPRVTLRAVSGGGQFEVNNGRPEPIRLLWRDGRPETEILSIPPGASAALPPPSPAHAGSEWKNQSAPAPAPEVQK, from the coding sequence ATGAACGGGAAACATGGAGAAACGAAGCTGTTCCGGGCTGCCCGGTTCGCATTGCCCTTTTTCCTGGGTCTGCTTGTTCTTGCCGGGCCGTCCTCGCTCTTCGCAGTCCCAATCGAAGTGACCCTCTACCCGGATTCCGCACGCATCACCGAGACGGTCCGGGTTAAACTTCCATCGTCGGCCGGCAGCCTGGCGTCGGCGAATTTTACCCTTCCCGGATCGGCAGACCCTGCCACGCTGACCATCGGCTGCCTGCCGGCGGGGTCCTGCCGCGTCGAGGACTATCAGGTGAAGCGGATCGAGACACCGCTGGGCGCGAAGGAAGTGGAACTCGAAAAGAAAGCGGCAAAAGTGAGAGACGAGGCCGCCCGGACACGGGCTGCGATTCTCGCCACGGAGGCCCAGATCCAGTTCTGGCAACTCCAGACCAAGGCCAAGACGAAGACCCTCGCCGATGCCCGGAACATGGCCGCCGCCATCGGTCAAAACATCCGCAAGGCCGGCCAGGAAAAAAGCGCCCTTGAAGACAGCCTCCGCAGGGCGGAGCAGCGACTCCGCGACGTCGAGGCAGAACGGACGGCCCTGCCGGAGCACCGCAAAGCGACGTGGCAGGTCACGGCGTCCCTCTCCGGGACGGCAGCCCGGGAACAGACGCTGACTTTCAGTTATCGGACGGGCGGCTGCGGTTGGACTCCTTCCTATCGAATCGAGGCGAGGCCCGGTGAGGGCAAGATCCGGATGTCTTTCGACGCCGAGCTGAGACAGGCATCCGGCCAGGATTGGAAAGACGTCCGGGTCATGCTGGCGTTTCCGGAACCGTCGAACATCCCGGCAACGGCTACAGCGGATGCCGGGACTTCATCACAGAAGACTGCCCTCCCTGCCCCGAAAAAAGGGAAAAAAGCACGCAAGGGCGCGGCGGAAAAGAAAGCCGGCGAACCGGTCCCGGAAAAAGAATCTCCGCCCACCCCTGCGGCCCAGGCAAGCACTCCATGCGCCACCGGAGCCTGCGGCCCCTGGAGCCTGGGGAAAACCGACGTTCCCGCGGGTACAACCGTGACGAGAAACGTGATCCTGGAAACGGGTGACGGATCGTTTCTTTACGGGATGGAATCCCTTGCGGGAGAACCGGTTCTGCAGTCGGAGGAACGTCAGGCCTGGGCAGTTCGGATGCCGGCGGGTCCCGCCCTGTTCATGATCGACGGTGCCGTCACGGGGCGCGGGCGATTTCCCGAACGGGAGGGTCGTTCTTTTACGTTCGGTCATGATCCCCGGGTCACCTTGCGCGCAGTCAGCGGGGGTGGGCAATTCGAGGTGAACAACGGGCGTCCCGAGCCGATCCGGCTCCTTTGGCGGGACGGACGTCCGGAAACGGAAATCCTGTCGATCCCTCCGGGCGCTTCGGCTGCGCTGCCGCCGCCCTCCCCTGCTCATGCAGGATCGGAGTGGAAAAACCAGTCCGCGCCGGCCCCGGCACCGGAGGTGCAAAAATGA
- a CDS encoding amidohydrolase — MDSDPLDLLVTGGTLLTMNGKREVLEDPAIGIRGDRIAFVRPGTKDLPEARERLDATGCAVLPGLVNTHTHAAMVCFRGLADDLPLMEWLERHIWPAEAKYVNREMVYAGTTLAIAEMLLSGTTTFCDSYFYSSSVARAAVDAGMRAVVAQGFIDFPTPDSPDPSRQIEIAEKFVGTWRDRSPLVTPSLFCHTPYTCSTGTLTTIKETARRIGVPFQTHLSETREEVDIIRKRYGKSPVGYLDSIGVLDEKTIAVHCNWIEDDELDRLAARGVNVSHNPESNLKLASGMAPVPKMLRRGIAVGLGTDGCASNNDLDLFGEIATAAKIHKLMEMDPTAMDATTVLRMATIEGAKVLGLEEEIGSVEPGKQADLILLDLDKPHFTPLYNLCSHLVYAARGSDVTTSVIAGKVVMKDRRLLTIDLSAAMEEVRRIGQKIQSDRTGNS, encoded by the coding sequence ATGGACAGCGACCCTTTGGATCTGCTTGTCACCGGTGGGACTCTCCTGACGATGAACGGAAAGAGGGAGGTCCTGGAGGATCCGGCGATCGGGATCCGGGGGGACCGGATCGCCTTCGTCCGGCCGGGAACGAAAGATCTTCCGGAGGCCCGGGAGCGGCTCGATGCCACGGGCTGTGCCGTCCTCCCCGGCCTGGTGAACACGCACACCCACGCCGCCATGGTCTGCTTCCGCGGTCTCGCCGACGACCTCCCACTGATGGAGTGGCTGGAGCGGCACATCTGGCCCGCCGAGGCGAAGTACGTGAATCGGGAGATGGTCTATGCCGGGACCACGCTGGCCATCGCGGAGATGCTCCTCTCCGGCACCACGACCTTCTGCGACAGCTACTTCTACAGCAGTTCCGTCGCCCGGGCGGCCGTGGATGCGGGCATGCGGGCCGTCGTCGCCCAGGGATTCATCGATTTTCCCACCCCCGACAGCCCGGATCCCTCCCGGCAGATCGAGATCGCCGAGAAGTTCGTCGGGACCTGGCGGGACCGCTCGCCCCTGGTCACCCCTTCCCTCTTCTGCCACACGCCCTACACGTGCTCCACCGGGACACTGACGACCATCAAGGAAACAGCCCGGCGAATCGGCGTGCCCTTCCAGACGCACCTGTCGGAGACCCGGGAAGAGGTGGACATCATCCGCAAACGCTACGGGAAATCACCCGTCGGCTACCTGGATTCCATCGGCGTCCTCGACGAAAAAACCATCGCCGTCCACTGCAACTGGATAGAGGATGACGAACTGGACCGGTTGGCGGCCCGGGGCGTAAACGTTTCCCACAACCCGGAAAGCAACCTGAAGCTGGCCTCCGGGATGGCCCCTGTCCCGAAGATGCTCCGCCGGGGAATCGCCGTCGGCCTGGGGACCGACGGCTGCGCCAGCAACAACGACCTGGACCTGTTCGGGGAGATCGCGACGGCGGCGAAAATCCACAAGCTCATGGAAATGGACCCGACTGCCATGGACGCCACGACCGTTCTCCGCATGGCCACGATCGAGGGAGCGAAGGTCCTCGGGCTGGAAGAGGAGATCGGGTCCGTTGAACCGGGAAAGCAGGCCGACCTGATTCTCCTGGACCTGGACAAGCCCCATTTCACGCCCCTGTATAATCTGTGTTCCCATCTGGTCTATGCCGCCCGGGGCTCCGACGTCACAACCTCCGTGATCGCCGGGAAGGTCGTCATGAAGGACCGGCGCCTCCTGACGATCGACCTGAGCGCCGCCATGGAAGAGGTGAGGCGGATCGGACAAAAGATCCAGTCCGACCGCACGGGGAACTCATGA
- a CDS encoding amidohydrolase, with protein MKKADVVLSGARVLLLDEKDTILERGAVAVVGDSIAAVGTVEQIDREFSARKQINATNCLLLPGLVNAHTHAAMTCFRGIADDLDLMDWLSNYIFPAEARNVDPELAYWGSLLACAEMILSGTTTFCDMYIFEDETARAAHEAGMRCLLGEVLFDFPSPNVKTPSEGLRYTEMLIQKWADDPLVNIVVEPHALYTCSPTLLKDAKALADAYGVPVATHYLENTTEPDIIREKLGRRASEFLKEIGYLDDRFFVFHGVYMDDEDIRIFADHGCKVVHNPESNMKLASGVAPVSRMIEAGITVGLGTDGCASNNNLDMFQEMDTAAKLEKSVRLDPTVMSARTVLRMATCDGAKVLGLDHLVGSIRPGMKADLVLVNLNRPHLTPMYSEYSHLVYAVSGSDVDTVLINGKLVLEDRKLLTIDVNEAMERVRRIAERVKRSMAK; from the coding sequence ATGAAAAAAGCAGACGTCGTCCTTTCGGGGGCGCGAGTCCTGCTCCTGGACGAGAAGGACACCATCCTCGAACGGGGCGCCGTCGCCGTCGTCGGCGACTCCATCGCTGCCGTGGGAACCGTCGAGCAGATCGACCGGGAGTTCTCGGCACGGAAGCAGATCAACGCCACCAACTGCCTCCTCCTCCCGGGCCTCGTAAACGCCCACACCCACGCGGCCATGACCTGTTTCCGGGGGATCGCCGATGACCTGGACCTGATGGACTGGCTCAGCAACTACATCTTCCCCGCCGAGGCGCGCAACGTCGATCCCGAACTGGCCTACTGGGGAAGCCTCCTGGCCTGCGCGGAGATGATCCTGTCGGGAACCACCACCTTCTGCGACATGTACATCTTCGAGGACGAGACGGCCCGGGCAGCCCATGAGGCAGGCATGCGGTGCCTCCTGGGGGAGGTCCTCTTCGACTTTCCCTCTCCCAACGTCAAGACGCCCAGCGAAGGCCTCCGCTACACGGAGATGCTCATTCAAAAATGGGCCGACGACCCCCTGGTGAACATTGTCGTGGAGCCGCATGCACTCTACACCTGCTCCCCCACCCTGCTGAAGGACGCCAAGGCCCTGGCGGACGCGTACGGCGTTCCGGTGGCTACCCACTACCTGGAGAACACGACGGAGCCGGACATCATCCGGGAGAAGCTGGGCCGGCGGGCCTCCGAATTCCTGAAGGAGATCGGATATCTGGACGATCGCTTCTTCGTTTTCCACGGCGTTTACATGGACGACGAGGACATCCGTATCTTCGCGGATCACGGCTGCAAGGTGGTTCACAACCCGGAGAGCAACATGAAACTGGCCTCCGGCGTGGCCCCCGTCTCCCGGATGATCGAAGCGGGGATCACCGTCGGCCTGGGGACCGACGGCTGCGCCAGCAACAACAACCTCGACATGTTTCAGGAGATGGACACAGCGGCCAAGTTGGAGAAGTCGGTCCGACTGGACCCAACGGTCATGTCGGCCCGGACGGTCCTCCGGATGGCCACCTGCGACGGGGCGAAGGTCCTGGGCCTGGATCATCTGGTAGGGTCCATCCGTCCCGGCATGAAGGCGGATCTTGTCCTGGTGAACCTCAACAGGCCGCATCTTACGCCGATGTACAGCGAGTATTCCCACCTGGTCTATGCCGTGAGCGGTTCCGACGTCGATACGGTCCTCATCAACGGGAAGTTGGTCTTGGAAGACCGGAAGCTTCTCACGATCGACGTGAACGAAGCCATGGAGCGCGTCCGGCGCATTGCCGAGCGGGTCAAGCGGAGCATGGCAAAATGA
- a CDS encoding alcohol dehydrogenase catalytic domain-containing protein — protein MKALFFDGALRFRTDAPEPPRAKGWARIRVHTAGICGTDLQILAGYHDYRGIPGHEFVGVVEDGDDPSLIGRRVVGEINIGCGRCACCKAGMERHCLERRVLGIIGHPGCMAEFCSLPLVNLHPVPEEIGDERAVFVEPLSAACEILEQVPLRRDERAVVLGNGRIGILCAWILSTVLEDVTLVGHHPAKLEAARWHHLKTCEKAGEAERSADLVVEATGSAHGLAEALALCRPRGTVVLKTTLAASFRIDLAPVVVKEISVVGSRCGRFADGLEILRAHPDMPLERLITGRYPLERGVEAFEQAKRKDSLKVLLELL, from the coding sequence ATGAAGGCCCTTTTCTTCGACGGCGCCCTCCGTTTCCGGACGGACGCTCCCGAACCTCCGCGGGCAAAAGGATGGGCGCGGATCCGTGTTCACACGGCGGGCATCTGCGGAACGGATCTGCAGATCCTCGCTGGCTACCACGACTATCGGGGCATCCCAGGGCATGAATTCGTGGGCGTCGTCGAGGACGGGGACGATCCGTCCCTGATCGGTAGACGGGTCGTCGGGGAGATCAATATCGGCTGCGGCCGTTGCGCCTGCTGCAAGGCCGGAATGGAAAGACACTGCCTTGAGAGACGGGTTCTGGGCATCATCGGCCATCCCGGCTGCATGGCCGAATTCTGCAGCCTCCCTCTTGTCAATCTCCACCCCGTGCCAGAAGAAATCGGCGACGAGCGGGCCGTCTTCGTCGAACCGCTCTCTGCGGCCTGCGAAATCCTGGAGCAGGTTCCGCTCCGGAGGGACGAGCGGGCCGTCGTCCTGGGAAACGGGAGGATCGGTATCCTGTGCGCCTGGATCCTCTCTACGGTCCTGGAGGATGTGACCCTCGTGGGACATCATCCGGCCAAGCTGGAAGCCGCCCGCTGGCACCATTTGAAAACATGCGAAAAGGCGGGCGAGGCGGAGCGAAGCGCGGACCTGGTTGTCGAGGCCACCGGAAGCGCCCACGGCCTGGCGGAGGCGCTTGCTCTCTGCCGGCCCCGCGGAACCGTCGTCCTGAAAACCACTCTTGCCGCTTCCTTCCGCATCGATCTTGCCCCCGTCGTCGTGAAGGAGATCTCCGTCGTCGGGTCCCGCTGCGGCCGCTTCGCCGACGGGCTGGAGATCCTCCGTGCACACCCGGACATGCCGCTGGAACGGCTGATCACCGGACGTTATCCGCTGGAGCGGGGAGTCGAAGCCTTCGAGCAGGCGAAACGGAAGGACAGCCTGAAAGTCCTCCTGGAACTCCTTTAG